From Streptomyces sp. NBC_00690, a single genomic window includes:
- the uppS gene encoding polyprenyl diphosphate synthase: MKAMFPLVRRSCQALYTRRLRQRTANGPLPRHIGLIMDGNRRWARQMGLAELGVGHRYGAERALKVLGWCESLGIRHVTVFVCSTENLARREKAEVALLMRTIEEMVTTHLARPGSPWRVRIAGTLEALPTTTARALATAVESTAGRTDGPHITLAIGYGGRQELVDAVRNLLSEQAATGAGLTGIAERLTVDDITRNLYTAGQPDPDLIIRTSGEQRMSNFLLWQSAHAELRFCEANWPAFGEIDFLRALRSYGTGLMHCDA; encoded by the coding sequence ATGAAGGCCATGTTCCCTCTGGTGCGGCGGAGTTGCCAGGCCCTGTACACCCGTCGACTGCGGCAGCGCACGGCAAACGGCCCCCTGCCCCGGCACATCGGGCTGATCATGGACGGCAACCGTCGCTGGGCCCGACAGATGGGTCTCGCCGAACTCGGCGTCGGACACCGCTACGGCGCCGAGCGGGCCCTCAAGGTCCTCGGTTGGTGCGAGTCGCTCGGCATCCGGCACGTGACCGTCTTCGTCTGCTCCACGGAGAACCTCGCCCGCCGCGAAAAGGCCGAAGTCGCCCTGCTGATGCGCACCATCGAAGAGATGGTGACCACCCACCTCGCGCGACCGGGCAGCCCTTGGCGGGTACGGATCGCAGGCACGCTGGAGGCCCTGCCGACGACGACCGCACGGGCGTTGGCAACGGCCGTGGAATCGACCGCGGGTCGCACCGACGGCCCGCACATCACCCTGGCCATCGGCTACGGCGGGCGTCAGGAACTCGTCGACGCCGTACGGAACCTCCTGTCCGAACAGGCCGCGACCGGCGCCGGACTCACCGGCATCGCCGAACGGCTCACCGTCGACGACATCACCCGGAATCTGTACACGGCCGGGCAACCCGACCCCGACCTGATCATCCGCACCAGCGGCGAGCAGCGCATGTCCAACTTCCTGCTCTGGCAGAGCGCCCACGCCGAACTCCGCTTCTGCGAGGCGAACTGGCCTGCGTTCGGCGAGATCGACTTCCTCCGGGCACTACGGAGCTACGGCACTGGGCTGATGCACTGCGACGCTTAG
- a CDS encoding HNH endonuclease family protein: MIKNLLRAATAAALALAPLVLSTPNAHAAETVPIAVGVSRLAVETESREGYDRDLFRHWNTGLNATDGCNTRAEVLIAEAVIAPTVGARCALTGGSWWSYYDDATVTSASALDIDHMVPLAEAWDSGASGWTAARREAYANDQGAHASLVAVTARSNRSKSDQDPAEWLPPSADALCRYTAEWTATKLRWNLAIDESEQDRLYFIAAGCTETTVTYEPAP; this comes from the coding sequence GTGATCAAGAACCTGTTGCGCGCCGCCACGGCTGCCGCACTCGCCCTGGCTCCCCTCGTCCTCTCCACCCCGAACGCCCATGCGGCCGAGACCGTGCCGATCGCCGTCGGAGTCAGCCGTCTGGCCGTCGAGACCGAGAGCAGGGAAGGGTACGACCGCGATCTGTTCAGACACTGGAACACCGGTCTCAATGCGACCGATGGGTGCAACACCCGGGCGGAGGTCCTGATCGCCGAGGCGGTCATCGCGCCGACGGTCGGTGCGCGTTGTGCGCTGACAGGTGGCTCCTGGTGGTCGTACTACGACGATGCCACGGTCACTTCCGCATCCGCCCTGGACATCGACCACATGGTTCCCCTCGCGGAGGCGTGGGACAGCGGGGCCTCGGGTTGGACGGCGGCCCGCAGGGAGGCGTACGCCAATGACCAAGGGGCCCATGCGTCCTTGGTGGCGGTGACGGCCCGGTCGAACCGGTCCAAGTCGGACCAGGACCCTGCCGAATGGCTGCCGCCTTCGGCTGATGCGCTGTGCCGTTACACGGCGGAGTGGACTGCGACGAAACTGCGTTGGAACCTCGCCATCGACGAGTCGGAGCAGGACCGGCTGTACTTCATCGCTGCGGGCTGTACGGAGACCACGGTGACGTACGAGCCGGCTCCCTAG
- a CDS encoding YciI family protein, with amino-acid sequence MKYLVMVQGAQVDYEAMGGKASPHSPAWNEQDLQAMFEYMGAISNDLSESGELVDSQGLTEPAQTRHVSLGADGRPVITDGPYGETKEVLAGYWVVDCESLERVTEIAERVARCPEPAGIPVYPVVIRPIQDAGGGDVC; translated from the coding sequence ATGAAGTATCTGGTGATGGTCCAAGGTGCCCAGGTCGACTACGAGGCCATGGGGGGCAAGGCATCCCCGCACAGCCCGGCCTGGAACGAGCAGGATCTCCAGGCGATGTTCGAGTACATGGGCGCCATCAGCAACGATCTGTCCGAATCCGGCGAGCTGGTCGACTCCCAGGGACTGACCGAGCCGGCCCAGACCCGACACGTCAGCCTCGGTGCCGACGGGCGCCCCGTCATCACCGATGGCCCGTACGGTGAGACGAAGGAGGTCCTCGCCGGCTACTGGGTGGTGGACTGCGAGAGCCTTGAGCGGGTGACCGAGATCGCCGAGCGGGTGGCCCGCTGTCCCGAGCCCGCGGGCATTCCGGTCTACCCCGTGGTCATTCGCCCCATCCAGGACGCCGGCGGAGGCGATGTGTGCTAG
- a CDS encoding DUF6069 family protein has translation MSARRGRLGVMGLTVLAPLLVWLVADPVLGHRLRIVNGEQTLDIGAVAVVLAALLAALAGWGLRAALERFWVRRARALWTGVAVAVLALSFLPLTGDGTDGGTRAALALMHLAVAAALIVGLRTKDAAAARSAPSTPRPTAPEGESPARQSRGPG, from the coding sequence GTGAGTGCGCGCAGAGGGCGCTTGGGGGTCATGGGCCTCACCGTCCTGGCACCACTCCTGGTGTGGCTGGTCGCGGACCCGGTGCTGGGGCACCGGCTGCGGATCGTCAACGGCGAGCAGACACTCGACATCGGCGCGGTGGCGGTGGTGTTGGCCGCTTTACTGGCGGCCCTCGCCGGCTGGGGACTACGGGCAGCCCTGGAGCGGTTCTGGGTGCGGCGCGCCCGCGCCCTCTGGACCGGGGTGGCCGTCGCCGTACTGGCCTTGTCCTTCCTGCCGTTGACCGGCGACGGCACGGACGGCGGCACCCGGGCAGCGCTGGCCCTGATGCATCTGGCGGTGGCGGCTGCGCTGATCGTGGGCCTGCGCACGAAGGACGCCGCCGCGGCGCGGTCAGCACCGAGCACACCGCGACCGACAGCACCGGAGGGGGAGAGTCCCGCCAGGCAGTCGCGCGGCCCGGGATGA
- a CDS encoding RNA polymerase sigma factor, producing the protein MRRSPDTEDLLRLNAPQVLGALVRRYGHFDLAEDSVQEALLAAAIQWPRTGPPDNPRGWLIKVASRKLTDLLRADEARRRREETAASLTPRDAFTTAPPDESLAPAEDDTLTLLFLCCHPVLSPTAQVALTLRAVGGLTTAEIARAHLVPEATMAQRISRAKQKIKGVPFRQPGPQDRGQRLAVVLQVLYLIFNEGYTATSGSTLHRADLAREAIRLTRAVRALLPREGAVTGLLALMLLTEARSAARTGRHGDLIPLAEQDRSLWDGRIVEEGIALVEEALSQGPAGPYQLQAAIAALHDEAESSDATDWPQILALYDVLVRLAPEPMAELGRAVAVAMVHGPEAGLREVAVLEDRLTGHHRLESVRAHLLERSGDVEEARAAYLRAAGRTLSEPEARYLLTRASRLPS; encoded by the coding sequence ATGAGACGTTCCCCGGATACCGAGGACCTGCTGCGCCTCAACGCGCCGCAGGTCCTCGGTGCGTTGGTACGGCGGTACGGGCACTTCGACCTGGCGGAGGACTCCGTACAGGAGGCGTTGTTGGCCGCCGCGATCCAGTGGCCCAGGACGGGCCCGCCGGACAATCCGCGCGGCTGGTTGATCAAGGTCGCCTCCCGTAAGTTGACCGACCTCCTCCGGGCCGACGAAGCCCGTCGGCGACGTGAGGAGACCGCGGCGAGCCTCACTCCGCGCGATGCGTTCACCACCGCTCCCCCCGACGAGAGCCTGGCTCCCGCCGAGGACGACACGCTCACCCTGCTCTTCCTCTGCTGCCATCCCGTGCTGAGCCCCACGGCACAGGTGGCCCTCACACTGCGGGCCGTCGGCGGACTGACCACCGCGGAGATCGCCCGGGCGCATCTGGTGCCCGAGGCGACGATGGCCCAGCGCATCAGCCGGGCGAAGCAGAAGATCAAGGGCGTGCCCTTTCGTCAGCCGGGCCCCCAAGACCGCGGCCAGCGGCTCGCGGTCGTTCTGCAAGTGCTCTATCTGATCTTCAACGAGGGGTACACGGCCACGTCGGGCAGCACCCTGCACCGCGCCGACCTCGCCCGGGAGGCGATCCGGCTCACCCGTGCCGTGCGTGCGCTGCTGCCCAGGGAGGGGGCGGTCACCGGACTGCTGGCCCTGATGCTGCTGACCGAGGCCCGCAGCGCTGCCCGTACCGGACGGCACGGTGACCTCATTCCACTGGCCGAGCAGGACCGTTCGCTGTGGGACGGGCGGATCGTCGAGGAAGGCATCGCCCTGGTCGAGGAGGCCCTGTCGCAGGGGCCCGCCGGGCCCTACCAACTCCAGGCGGCGATCGCCGCCCTGCACGACGAGGCCGAGAGCTCGGACGCGACCGACTGGCCGCAGATCCTCGCTCTGTACGACGTCCTCGTACGGCTCGCCCCCGAACCCATGGCGGAACTCGGGCGTGCGGTGGCGGTGGCCATGGTGCACGGACCCGAGGCGGGGCTGCGCGAGGTGGCCGTGCTGGAGGACCGGCTGACCGGGCACCACCGGCTGGAGTCCGTGCGCGCCCATCTCTTGGAGCGGTCAGGTGACGTCGAAGAGGCCAGGGCCGCCTATCTGCGCGCGGCGGGCCGCACCCTCAGCGAGCCCGAGGCCCGCTATCTGCTCACCAGGGCGTCCCGGCTCCCGTCCTGA
- a CDS encoding PrsW family intramembrane metalloprotease, producing the protein MPAYDPRQPVFDAVPDRARWRYKPRNASRLWQSKAVRAGILITLLALCALVILALVREQTGTEGFLVGLGLATLPVPLLIAAFRWLDRVEPGPWRNLLFAFAWGAFAAALVAITANTFATRWIATATADPASADTWGATVVAPVVEESAKAVAILLIFIFRRRDFTGIVDGVVVAGFTSTGFAFTENILYLGNAFGEDQALGSSGFTSVTAATFFVRIVMSPFAHPLFTVLTGIGFGMAALATRRQRIRRIALPLVGLALSMGVHALWNGSASLFGPWGFYAVYGAFMVPAFGLLTWLTIWTRQRELRTIATELPAYATAGWLAPAEPLALASMKARGMARNVARRAQGPAAAHAVAEYQRFATSLAFLRHRARRGTAGADFIAREQELLHHMWERKAVASPALTHAARATGKVWVPPPHRDYEGYNPYRG; encoded by the coding sequence GTGCCAGCCTACGACCCGCGGCAGCCCGTGTTCGACGCCGTACCCGATCGTGCACGGTGGCGGTACAAGCCGCGCAACGCCTCCCGGCTGTGGCAGAGCAAGGCGGTCCGAGCCGGGATCCTGATCACCCTGCTCGCTCTCTGCGCACTCGTCATCCTGGCGCTGGTCCGCGAACAGACCGGAACGGAAGGCTTCCTGGTCGGACTCGGGCTCGCCACCCTTCCCGTACCCCTGCTGATCGCCGCCTTCCGCTGGCTGGACCGGGTGGAGCCTGGGCCCTGGCGGAATCTGCTCTTCGCCTTCGCCTGGGGCGCCTTCGCCGCCGCGCTCGTCGCCATCACCGCGAACACCTTCGCCACCCGCTGGATCGCGACCGCCACCGCGGACCCCGCCAGCGCGGACACCTGGGGGGCGACCGTCGTGGCGCCGGTGGTGGAGGAGAGCGCGAAGGCCGTGGCGATCCTGCTGATCTTCATCTTCCGCCGCCGCGACTTCACCGGGATCGTCGACGGTGTGGTCGTGGCCGGCTTCACGTCGACGGGGTTCGCCTTCACTGAGAACATCCTCTACCTCGGCAACGCCTTCGGGGAGGACCAGGCCCTCGGCTCCTCGGGCTTCACCTCGGTGACCGCGGCGACCTTCTTCGTACGGATCGTCATGTCGCCCTTCGCCCATCCCCTGTTCACGGTGCTGACCGGCATCGGCTTCGGCATGGCCGCCCTCGCCACCCGCCGCCAGCGAATACGGCGCATCGCGCTGCCCCTGGTGGGACTCGCCCTCTCGATGGGAGTGCACGCCCTGTGGAACGGTTCGGCCTCCCTCTTCGGACCGTGGGGCTTCTACGCCGTCTACGGCGCGTTCATGGTGCCCGCCTTCGGGTTGCTGACCTGGCTGACGATCTGGACGCGTCAACGGGAACTGCGCACCATCGCCACCGAACTGCCCGCCTATGCGACGGCCGGTTGGCTCGCGCCCGCTGAACCGCTCGCACTGGCTTCCATGAAGGCGCGCGGCATGGCACGGAACGTCGCCCGACGTGCTCAAGGCCCGGCTGCGGCACATGCGGTCGCGGAGTACCAGCGGTTCGCGACATCGTTGGCGTTCTTGCGCCATCGGGCGAGGCGGGGCACGGCGGGTGCCGACTTCATCGCCCGTGAACAGGAGTTGTTGCACCACATGTGGGAGCGCAAGGCGGTGGCGAGTCCGGCGCTGACCCATGCGGCGCGGGCGACGGGCAAGGTGTGGGTGCCACCGCCGCACCGCGACTACGAGGGCTACAACCCCTATCGCGGCTGA
- a CDS encoding M23 family metallopeptidase, producing the protein MASNSPAPEAPFKSGIFSEEGAARSTGEWNPTAETIRPRGRHKHRVMKQRGGFARSSTVLGVGVIAAVGAGGMATAQNKPAVSISLPDAITESLPDSLSSEDAPEVDESASYAAMGLAGQEVSTGQAGAGEALRSRILQQAEQQQASADAAAKLAAEKAAAAKAAQDAKKAEELAEKKAAKKAADAKKKAEAEAKEKAEAERLAKLAKSFSLPLSSYTITARYGQSGPMWSSGQHTGLDLAASTGTPLKAVTSGTIKSAGWSNSYGYNVILKLNDGTEVMYAHMSSMSVSAGAKVSTGQMIGRVGATGNASAAHLHLEVKTPGGSGIDPLSWLRGKGLTI; encoded by the coding sequence GTGGCGTCTAATAGTCCTGCCCCGGAAGCACCGTTCAAATCCGGAATCTTCAGCGAAGAGGGTGCAGCCCGCTCCACCGGCGAGTGGAACCCCACCGCGGAGACCATCCGGCCGCGCGGTCGCCACAAGCACCGGGTCATGAAGCAGCGGGGCGGATTCGCCCGTAGCTCCACGGTGCTCGGGGTCGGTGTGATCGCGGCTGTCGGTGCCGGTGGCATGGCCACCGCCCAGAACAAGCCCGCGGTCTCCATATCGCTTCCCGACGCCATCACCGAGAGCCTTCCCGACTCCCTGAGCTCCGAGGACGCTCCGGAGGTCGATGAGTCCGCCTCCTACGCGGCGATGGGGCTCGCAGGCCAGGAGGTCAGCACAGGGCAGGCCGGTGCCGGAGAGGCACTGCGCTCCCGCATCCTCCAGCAGGCCGAGCAGCAGCAGGCGAGCGCCGATGCTGCGGCCAAGCTCGCCGCCGAGAAGGCCGCCGCGGCGAAGGCCGCACAGGATGCGAAGAAGGCCGAGGAACTCGCGGAGAAGAAGGCCGCGAAGAAGGCGGCTGATGCGAAGAAGAAGGCCGAAGCAGAAGCCAAGGAGAAGGCCGAGGCCGAGCGCCTGGCCAAGTTGGCCAAGAGTTTCTCGCTCCCCCTCTCCTCGTACACGATCACGGCCCGCTACGGCCAGTCCGGTCCGATGTGGTCCTCGGGCCAGCACACCGGCCTTGACCTCGCGGCCTCGACGGGCACTCCCCTCAAGGCTGTCACCAGCGGAACCATCAAGTCGGCCGGCTGGTCCAACTCGTACGGCTACAACGTCATCCTCAAGCTGAACGACGGCACCGAGGTCATGTACGCGCACATGTCGTCCATGAGCGTGAGCGCCGGCGCGAAGGTGAGCACGGGCCAGATGATCGGCCGGGTCGGCGCGACCGGCAATGCCAGCGCCGCGCATCTGCACCTTGAGGTCAAGACCCCCGGTGGGTCGGGTATCGACCCGCTGTCCTGGCTGCGCGGCAAGGGCCTGACGATCTGA
- a CDS encoding MerR family transcriptional regulator gives MEWSIQEIARRAGTTSRTLRHYGELGLLEPTRVGSNGYRYYGPDALIRLQRILLLRELGLGLPAIAEVLEGQRDTAAALRTHLRLLERERERIGRQIASVRTTLHKTESGEELMAEEVLDGFDHTQYEQEVSERWGRDAYRKGDQWWRSLTDAERREFMAQQTTIAKDFARALQDGIAADSAAAQTIARRQYDWLSVLEAPSKSHFIGLGDMYVADERFTAVYDQHGVGTAAFVRDAMRVYGERHLDD, from the coding sequence ATGGAGTGGTCGATCCAAGAGATCGCCCGGCGCGCCGGGACGACGAGCCGCACCCTGCGGCACTACGGCGAGCTGGGCCTGCTGGAACCCACCCGCGTGGGCAGCAACGGCTACCGCTACTACGGTCCGGACGCGCTCATTCGGCTCCAGCGGATCCTGCTGCTGCGCGAACTGGGGCTCGGGCTGCCGGCCATCGCCGAGGTGTTGGAGGGCCAGCGGGACACCGCAGCCGCCCTGCGGACGCATCTGCGGCTGCTGGAGCGGGAACGTGAACGCATCGGGCGACAGATCGCCTCGGTGCGGACCACTCTCCACAAGACCGAGTCAGGGGAGGAGCTCATGGCCGAGGAAGTGCTCGACGGCTTTGACCACACGCAGTACGAGCAGGAGGTGTCCGAGCGCTGGGGACGGGACGCGTACCGCAAGGGTGATCAGTGGTGGCGTTCCCTGACCGATGCGGAGCGGCGGGAGTTCATGGCGCAGCAGACGACGATCGCCAAGGACTTCGCGCGGGCGCTCCAGGACGGAATCGCCGCTGATAGCGCGGCGGCGCAGACGATTGCCCGACGGCAGTACGACTGGCTCTCGGTGCTGGAGGCGCCGTCGAAGTCCCACTTCATCGGGCTGGGCGACATGTATGTGGCGGACGAGCGGTTCACCGCCGTCTATGACCAGCATGGGGTGGGGACCGCGGCGTTCGTTCGCGATGCGATGCGGGTGTACGGGGAGCGGCATCTCGACGACTGA
- a CDS encoding methyltransferase domain-containing protein has translation MRTNDAQMLVLCTLADGPLHGYAINTAIEKLSGKRLGAGSLYGALARLEAKELVEPLEEQGRQRPVRLTPQGRAVLEREAQSMARVTEHVFETAVPDRIGYLDRLAATDIARSYKHVMLKQLDLRPGHFALDLGCGPGTDLTTLVQAVGPAGSVMGVDFDTEMVRRARERSEDVAGLTVQQADVQSLPLRDATVDRARVDRTLQHVEHPARALREARRVLRPGGRLVMGEPDWDSLAIDFPRLETARAYTRHLTDRVVRNGVIGRELPRLALAAGFTVSEVIPVTSVFREVRAADDVLGLRRNTDRAVAAGYLAAKDAREWLDHLAEGPFFAAVTLYVVVADVP, from the coding sequence ATGCGCACCAACGACGCCCAGATGCTGGTGCTCTGCACCCTCGCCGACGGGCCGCTCCACGGATACGCCATCAACACCGCCATCGAGAAGCTGTCCGGCAAGCGCCTCGGAGCGGGCAGCCTGTACGGGGCACTGGCACGGCTCGAAGCCAAGGAGTTGGTGGAGCCACTCGAAGAGCAGGGCCGCCAGCGACCGGTGCGCCTGACGCCACAAGGGCGCGCCGTGCTGGAGCGCGAGGCCCAGTCCATGGCCCGGGTGACCGAGCACGTCTTCGAAACGGCCGTACCCGACCGCATCGGCTATCTCGATCGACTGGCTGCGACCGACATCGCCCGTTCCTATAAGCACGTCATGCTGAAGCAGTTGGACCTCCGCCCGGGTCACTTCGCACTTGACCTCGGCTGCGGACCCGGAACCGATCTGACGACGCTCGTGCAGGCAGTTGGCCCGGCCGGGTCCGTGATGGGCGTCGACTTCGATACGGAGATGGTGCGACGGGCCCGTGAACGCAGCGAAGACGTTGCGGGGCTGACGGTCCAGCAGGCCGACGTCCAATCGCTGCCGTTGCGCGATGCGACCGTGGACCGTGCCCGAGTCGATCGGACCCTTCAGCATGTGGAGCACCCCGCGCGGGCACTCCGGGAGGCCCGTCGGGTGCTCCGGCCCGGCGGCAGGCTCGTGATGGGCGAGCCCGACTGGGACTCGCTCGCGATCGACTTCCCCCGTCTGGAGACCGCGCGTGCCTATACCCGCCACCTCACGGACCGGGTGGTGCGCAACGGGGTCATCGGCCGTGAACTGCCCCGGCTCGCGCTGGCCGCGGGCTTCACCGTGAGCGAGGTCATTCCGGTCACTTCGGTGTTCCGTGAGGTCAGGGCAGCCGACGATGTGCTGGGGCTGCGCCGCAACACGGATCGCGCGGTGGCGGCCGGCTATCTCGCGGCGAAGGATGCGCGGGAGTGGCTCGACCACCTTGCTGAGGGGCCGTTCTTCGCCGCGGTGACGCTGTATGTGGTGGTCGCCGATGTGCCTTAG
- a CDS encoding PP2C family protein-serine/threonine phosphatase: MGQQEQQHLGLGTWRFVRTLPVLMIVGGVVFDALTPPMFTAAPMFAAAPLFAAPFFSWIATLLTGIAALAGVIGLHYAKRTLFEPTTYTEVITVVTVSGLALLINWVIQRSSERLASARVIAEAAQRAVLPTPAEDIGGLRVAARYEAAVADAFIGGDLFAVQETPHGVRLVVGDVRGKGLGAVETVAVAIGAFREAAEQESSLEGVTQRLERALTREANRRESLDAKETFTTAVLAEIPRGGGIVRMVNRGHPEPLMLYADGLLEGLPPTEPALPLSMGDLGSWPDRAEEYPLPPGATLLLYTDGLSEARNGAGTFYDPAVWLAGRQFVGPGELLDALLDDVRRHTGGGSFDDMALLALARPAEGGAVRRGRGP, from the coding sequence TTGGGGCAGCAGGAGCAACAGCACCTCGGATTGGGCACCTGGCGCTTCGTCCGTACGCTGCCCGTCCTGATGATCGTCGGCGGTGTGGTCTTCGATGCCCTGACCCCGCCGATGTTCACCGCCGCACCCATGTTCGCGGCGGCGCCCCTGTTCGCCGCACCCTTCTTCTCCTGGATCGCGACCCTGCTGACGGGGATCGCGGCCCTGGCCGGAGTGATCGGGCTCCACTACGCCAAGCGCACCCTGTTCGAGCCCACCACCTACACCGAGGTGATCACGGTGGTCACGGTCTCCGGGCTCGCGCTGCTGATCAACTGGGTCATCCAGCGGAGCAGCGAACGGTTGGCGTCCGCCCGGGTGATCGCCGAAGCCGCCCAGCGGGCGGTGCTGCCCACGCCCGCCGAGGACATCGGCGGCCTACGGGTCGCCGCGCGGTACGAGGCCGCAGTCGCGGACGCCTTCATCGGCGGTGACCTCTTCGCCGTACAGGAGACGCCACACGGTGTACGGCTGGTGGTGGGCGATGTCCGGGGCAAGGGGTTGGGCGCCGTGGAGACGGTCGCCGTGGCCATCGGCGCCTTCCGGGAGGCGGCGGAGCAGGAGAGTTCGTTGGAGGGCGTCACTCAGCGGCTGGAGCGCGCGCTCACCCGCGAGGCGAACCGCCGGGAGAGCCTCGATGCCAAGGAGACGTTCACCACGGCGGTGCTGGCGGAGATCCCGCGCGGGGGCGGCATCGTCCGGATGGTGAACCGAGGGCACCCCGAGCCGTTGATGCTGTACGCCGACGGCCTGCTGGAAGGGCTCCCGCCGACCGAGCCGGCCCTTCCGCTGTCGATGGGCGATCTGGGGTCCTGGCCCGATCGGGCGGAGGAGTACCCGTTGCCGCCGGGGGCGACCCTGCTGCTCTACACCGACGGTCTCTCCGAGGCACGAAACGGGGCAGGAACGTTCTACGACCCCGCCGTATGGCTGGCGGGACGGCAGTTCGTCGGCCCGGGGGAACTGCTCGACGCGCTCCTCGACGACGTCCGTAGACACACCGGAGGCGGCAGCTTCGACGATATGGCCCTGCTGGCGCTGGCCCGGCCGGCGGAAGGCGGCGCGGTACGGCGGGGGCGTGGCCCCTGA
- a CDS encoding TetR/AcrR family transcriptional regulator, giving the protein MTAPKENQTTRRRAPGMLPEQRRAMIIQTAIPLITEYGDAVTTAKIARAAGIGEGTIFRVFADKDELLQACLAEAFSPEHAIRELGAVDVSQPLPDRLAEAAEALQAHLDRMGAIAGSLGHRGGKHPGTVRGAARNESTTRICEALADLLEPDEATLRRPPTQIAALFFGLLFTQPRTDGEPDLATQELVEVFLHGALGGGAK; this is encoded by the coding sequence ATGACAGCACCCAAGGAAAACCAGACCACCCGCCGTCGCGCACCCGGTATGTTGCCGGAGCAGCGGCGCGCGATGATCATCCAGACCGCGATCCCGCTGATCACCGAGTACGGCGACGCCGTGACGACCGCGAAGATCGCCCGCGCCGCGGGGATCGGCGAGGGCACGATCTTCCGGGTCTTCGCCGATAAGGACGAGTTGCTCCAGGCATGCCTGGCTGAGGCGTTCTCCCCCGAGCACGCGATCCGTGAACTCGGGGCCGTCGACGTGTCCCAGCCGCTGCCCGACCGGCTCGCAGAGGCGGCCGAGGCGCTACAGGCGCACCTGGACCGGATGGGAGCGATCGCCGGCTCACTCGGGCACCGAGGCGGCAAGCACCCCGGCACGGTCCGCGGCGCGGCCCGCAATGAGTCGACGACCCGTATCTGCGAGGCGCTCGCGGATCTCCTGGAGCCCGACGAGGCCACGCTGCGCCGGCCGCCGACGCAGATCGCGGCCCTCTTCTTCGGGCTGCTCTTCACTCAGCCGCGTACGGACGGCGAGCCGGACCTGGCCACGCAGGAACTGGTGGAGGTCTTCCTCCACGGCGCACTCGGGGGTGGCGCCAAGTGA